The Chloroflexia bacterium SDU3-3 sequence TACACGCGGCGCCGCTTCGGCGGGCGGCAACCATTATGCGGGATCGGCGTCACATCGGTGATCGCAACGACCTGCAACCCGTGAGCCTGCAGCGAGCGAATGGCCGCTTCGCGACCCGCGCCCGGGCCCTTTACAAATACCTCAACCGAGCGCATGCCGTTCTCCATCGCGCGGCGGGCCGCCTGCTCGGAGGTGATCTGCGCGGCGTACGGCGAGCTCTTGCGGGAGCCTTTGAAACCATTCTGGCCCGCGCTCGACCACGAAACAACATTGCCCGAGGGGTCGGTGATGGTTACAATGATGTTGTTAAACGTACTCTGGATATGCGCCTGCCCACGAGGCACATTCTTCTTTTCGCGGCGCTTGCCACGCTGGCGCTTGCCAACGATCGGCGCGCCCTTTGCCGGTTGTTTTGCCATGACAACTCCTGTCACATGTCGCCTGCCTCAGGCGGCTTTCCTGATCTGGCGGGCGAGGCGTAACCCAATTCCGGTTGACGCCGTGATTGCTACTACTTCTTGGCCTTCTTCTTGATACCGATCGCCTGGCCCTTGCGCCCGCGCCGCGTGCGCGCGTTGGTGCGCGTGCGCTGGCCGCGCAGCGGCAGACCCTTGCGGTGGCGCAGGCCGCGGTAGCAGCCGATGTCCATCAGGCGCTTGACGTGCAGCTGCACCTCGCGCCGGAGGTCGCCCTCCACCACATACTCACGGTCCACGATCTCACGGATGCGGGTCACTTCCTCTTCGGTCAGATCACGCGTCCGCGTCTCGGGGTTGACGTTGGCCTTCACCAGGATGTCGACCCCGTTCGAGGCACCGATACCATACACATAGCGGATAGAAATACCAATCTTTTTGTTCCGTGGTATGTCGATTCCGGCAATACGAGCCATGAAACTTCTCCTATCCCTGGCGCTGCTTGTGCTTCGGCGTCCGGCTGCAGATCACCCGCAGCACGCCTTTCCGCCTAATGACCCGGCAGTACTCGCAGCGCGGCTTCACCGACGCTTGCACCTTCATGATCATGCTCCGATAATGCTACTTTTCCAGCCAGCGGCTGTCAAAGACACACACTAAGCTGCCCCGCCGATTTCGGCAGGCAGCCGCTCTGCTCGACCGCAAACTTTACCGATACCGAAAGGTAATTCTACCACGAGTCAGGTCATATGGCGAGAGTTCGACCGTCACGCGATCACCTTTCAGAATGCGAATATAGTGCATCCGCATTTTACCAGAAATATGCGCCAGCACTTCCAGGCCATTCTCAAGCTTCACCTTGAACATTGCGTTCGGCAGCGGCTCGACAATGGTGCCCTCCATCTCGATGACATCCTTCTTCTTTGCCATACCTCTCCTTTATGCGCCTTGCCACGTGAGGATCTCGGGGCCGCCGTCTGGCGTGATAGCGATGGTATGCTCGAAGTGGGCCGCCAGTCCACCGTCGAGCGTCGCCACCGTCCAGCCGTCGTCCAACTCACGCGACTCGTAGCTCCATTGGGTGACCATTGGTTCGATCGCAAACGTCATCCCCGGCAGAAGCTTGAGGCCCCGGCCAGGCAAGCCGTAGTTGTTGATCTGCGGCTCCTCGTGGAGCGAGCGCCCGATA is a genomic window containing:
- the rpsK gene encoding 30S ribosomal protein S11 — protein: MAKQPAKGAPIVGKRQRGKRREKKNVPRGQAHIQSTFNNIIVTITDPSGNVVSWSSAGQNGFKGSRKSSPYAAQITSEQAARRAMENGMRSVEVFVKGPGAGREAAIRSLQAHGLQVVAITDVTPIPHNGCRPPKRRRV
- the rpsM gene encoding 30S ribosomal protein S13, with the protein product MARIAGIDIPRNKKIGISIRYVYGIGASNGVDILVKANVNPETRTRDLTEEEVTRIREIVDREYVVEGDLRREVQLHVKRLMDIGCYRGLRHRKGLPLRGQRTRTNARTRRGRKGQAIGIKKKAKK
- the rpmJ gene encoding 50S ribosomal protein L36, with protein sequence MKVQASVKPRCEYCRVIRRKGVLRVICSRTPKHKQRQG
- the infA gene encoding translation initiation factor IF-1, coding for MAKKKDVIEMEGTIVEPLPNAMFKVKLENGLEVLAHISGKMRMHYIRILKGDRVTVELSPYDLTRGRITFRYR